In Leptolyngbya sp. O-77, the genomic window CTTAAGCGATCGCCTACTGGTCATTGCCTGGGTTTCTCTCCTATCCGTATTCAAAGTTGCGACGGTTCCTATGCCTCAGCCCCTCCCCACCGAAAATTTTCAGGCTGTTCCACCGCCCCCCATTCCGTTTCCCACCAAGCCCAACCGCGATCTTTCGTGGAAAGTTGCCTCTAGTTTATTTGTGAGTTTTCGCTACGCCTGGGCGGGTTTGACCTATGCCTTCTTTACGCAGCGAAATTTTCGGATTCACCTGCTGGTGGGCAGCGTGGCGATCGGGCTTAGCCTTTGGCTCCAGCTCAGC contains:
- a CDS encoding diacylglycerol kinase family protein produces the protein MPQPLPTENFQAVPPPPIPFPTKPNRDLSWKVASSLFVSFRYAWAGLTYAFFTQRNFRIHLLVGSVAIGLSLWLQLSRVEIAVIGLTSGLVLTMELLNTALESVVDLTVKQTYHELAKTAKDCAAGAVLISAIAALLVAGSLLLPPLLAVLGLA